Genomic DNA from Modestobacter versicolor:
GCGCCGTGGCGTCGGGGACGTCAGGGGCCGGAGCGTGCGCGGAGAGGGTCATGCCCCCAGAGTAGGGACCTCCCTGCCCCCCATCGCTCGCAGGCTCGCGGCGGGACCCTGCAGGGAGGCCGCGGCTAGCGGGCGGCGCGCGGAGTGGCCGGGTGCGATCCGGCCGTGACCAGGTCGGCCACCGCCTGGCGCGGGTCACCGGCGGTGACCAGGCCCTCGCCGACCAGCACCGCGTCGGCACCGGCCCCGGCGTAGCTGATCAGGTCGTGCGGCCCCCGCACACCGGACTCGGCGACCTTGACCACCCCGCTGGGCAGGCCCGGCGCGATCCGCTCGAAGGTGCCGCGGTCGACCGAGAGGGTGGTGAGGTCGCGGGCGTTGACCCCGATGACGGCGGCGCCTGCGTCCAGCGCGCGGTCGGCCTCGCCCTCGGTGTGCACCTCGACCAGCGCCGTCATGCCGAGGGACTCGACCCGCTCGAGCAGGCCGGTGAGCACGTTCTGCTCGAGCGCGGCGACGATCAGCAGGACGAGGTCGGCGCCGTGCGCCCGCGCCTCGTGCACCTGGTAGCTGCTGACCACGAAGTCCTTGCAGAGCACCGGGACGCCGACGGCCGCGCGGACGGCGGCGAGGTCGGCGTGCGA
This window encodes:
- the trpC gene encoding indole-3-glycerol phosphate synthase TrpC, translated to MSVLDDIVAGVREDVAARQAATPLTEVQAAARDARPALDALAALRAPGVGVIAEVKRRSPSKGALAEITDPAALAAQYAAGGARVISVLTEGRRFGGSHADLAAVRAAVGVPVLCKDFVVSSYQVHEARAHGADLVLLIVAALEQNVLTGLLERVESLGMTALVEVHTEGEADRALDAGAAVIGVNARDLTTLSVDRGTFERIAPGLPSGVVKVAESGVRGPHDLISYAGAGADAVLVGEGLVTAGDPRQAVADLVTAGSHPATPRAAR